One stretch of Gemmatimonas sp. DNA includes these proteins:
- a CDS encoding TonB-dependent receptor: protein MRHDHRPAYFTLLAAASSSLLLSASLLPAQATTKRDSAQALGQVTVTGVTGRGNARAASGVDSSVLRSTAPGTSALKAVERIPGVNMQSVDGFGMYEWSNRITMRGFQSAQIGQTMDGIPLGDMSYGNWNGLGVGRAVDASNLESTAVAQGSGALGTASANNLGGVVQYATAEPAGRQQFLLQQMGGQNSARRTLLRYDMGLKTFGGTNGVSAFMSVSRFDSDKWKGGGERLSNFPGEQDLLFGQNGFLGGAGENWHEQINLKSNLFIGSSKFTAFYNYANRKEADYMDLSLGVFNATAPGSSNFGFGPMFDYHTNWATAKQFAEASLPTYTPLTDASYYSSAQGARLDHLAYLKGEFKPTASTRIEVQPYLHLNRGGGDWHAPSYGAAYSPDPIMFRQTQYKANRGGIMAKGTAAFTVGGVSNQFEVGGWYEQNESSNRRPRWRMKNYQLGPEVDFTKVLRLDYDRTADVTTTQFHVQNTNRLLNERLTLSYGAKLLTVNADFTNNGNTPTDGIVAPIFADATRPSLNVKTDATILPQVGAVFKVNENNEVFANWSENVNQFPLSPAGGVYNAAPATFEFFKSTAKAERATTLELGARTRRGKLEAGVTGYAIDYRNRLLGIALCPQTVTCATGFGNVGSVNTMGLEGVVNADLGNGLRAFGSASINSSKFGDDYLANQADPTSRVNTKDKYVQDAPKQMATASVSYTRAKLNVTLGGRYVGERYFTYTNDLNTAGDGQGKVPGYFMSDLSARYRLGRIGALKSLELQLNMNNLLDERYIGTMGSGGFTASGDNTTFLTGAPRQIFFSLSTTF from the coding sequence ATGCGCCACGACCATCGTCCCGCGTATTTCACGCTCCTCGCCGCAGCCTCGTCGTCGCTGCTGCTCTCCGCCTCGCTGCTCCCCGCGCAGGCCACCACCAAGCGCGATTCCGCGCAAGCACTCGGCCAAGTCACCGTTACCGGGGTCACCGGTCGCGGCAACGCACGCGCCGCGTCGGGCGTCGATAGTTCGGTGCTCAGATCGACCGCACCAGGCACCAGCGCGCTGAAGGCGGTCGAACGGATTCCCGGCGTCAACATGCAGTCGGTTGATGGATTCGGCATGTACGAGTGGTCCAATCGCATCACGATGCGCGGATTCCAGAGTGCGCAGATCGGACAGACGATGGATGGTATTCCCCTTGGCGATATGTCGTACGGCAACTGGAACGGACTTGGTGTCGGCCGCGCCGTCGATGCGTCGAATCTGGAGTCGACCGCCGTGGCGCAGGGCAGTGGCGCGCTCGGCACGGCGTCCGCGAACAATCTTGGTGGCGTGGTGCAGTATGCGACGGCCGAACCGGCTGGACGCCAGCAGTTTCTGCTGCAGCAGATGGGCGGACAGAATAGCGCCCGTCGCACGCTGCTGCGCTACGACATGGGACTGAAGACTTTCGGCGGCACGAACGGCGTGTCGGCGTTCATGTCGGTGTCGCGCTTCGACTCCGACAAGTGGAAGGGCGGTGGCGAGCGCCTGTCGAACTTCCCCGGCGAGCAGGATCTGCTCTTCGGTCAGAACGGCTTTCTCGGTGGTGCCGGCGAGAACTGGCACGAGCAGATCAACCTGAAGAGCAACCTCTTCATCGGCTCGAGCAAGTTCACGGCGTTCTACAACTACGCGAATCGAAAAGAAGCCGATTACATGGATCTGTCGCTGGGCGTGTTCAACGCCACGGCGCCGGGATCGAGCAACTTCGGCTTTGGTCCGATGTTCGACTACCACACCAACTGGGCCACGGCGAAGCAGTTCGCCGAAGCCTCGTTGCCCACGTACACGCCACTGACCGATGCATCGTACTACAGCTCGGCCCAGGGCGCGCGACTCGATCATCTCGCGTATCTGAAGGGTGAGTTCAAGCCAACCGCCTCGACGCGTATCGAAGTGCAGCCGTACCTGCACCTCAACCGCGGCGGCGGCGACTGGCATGCGCCCAGCTACGGCGCGGCCTATAGCCCCGACCCGATCATGTTTCGCCAGACACAGTACAAGGCGAACCGCGGCGGTATCATGGCCAAGGGGACGGCGGCGTTCACTGTGGGCGGGGTGTCCAACCAGTTCGAAGTCGGCGGGTGGTACGAGCAGAACGAGTCGAGCAATCGTCGTCCGCGCTGGCGCATGAAGAACTACCAGCTCGGTCCGGAAGTGGACTTCACGAAGGTGCTCCGACTCGACTACGATCGTACGGCAGACGTGACCACGACGCAGTTTCACGTGCAGAACACGAACCGCTTGCTGAACGAGCGTCTTACCCTGTCGTACGGCGCGAAGTTGCTCACAGTGAACGCCGATTTCACGAACAACGGCAATACGCCGACCGATGGCATCGTGGCGCCGATCTTTGCCGACGCCACGCGCCCATCGTTGAACGTGAAGACCGACGCGACGATCCTGCCGCAGGTCGGCGCGGTGTTCAAGGTGAACGAGAACAATGAGGTCTTCGCCAACTGGTCGGAGAATGTGAACCAGTTCCCGCTCAGCCCGGCCGGTGGGGTGTACAACGCGGCGCCAGCCACGTTTGAGTTCTTCAAGTCCACGGCCAAGGCCGAGCGCGCGACGACGCTCGAACTCGGCGCGCGAACACGTCGTGGGAAGCTGGAAGCCGGTGTAACGGGCTATGCGATCGACTACCGCAATCGACTGCTGGGCATCGCGCTCTGTCCGCAGACCGTCACCTGCGCCACGGGCTTCGGTAACGTGGGCTCCGTGAACACGATGGGGCTCGAGGGCGTCGTCAACGCGGACTTGGGCAACGGCCTCCGCGCCTTCGGCTCCGCCTCGATCAACAGCTCGAAGTTCGGCGACGACTATCTGGCCAATCAGGCGGATCCGACGTCTCGCGTGAACACCAAGGACAAGTATGTGCAGGACGCGCCGAAGCAGATGGCGACAGCATCTGTGTCGTACACGCGCGCCAAGCTGAACGTCACGCTGGGCGGCCGTTATGTGGGTGAGCGCTACTTCACGTACACCAACGACCTGAACACTGCGGGCGATGGACAGGGCAAGGTGCCGGGCTACTTCATGTCCGACCTCTCGGCCCGCTATCGCCTGGGCCGCATCGGCGCACTCAAGTCGCTCGAGCTGCAGCTCAACATGAACAACCTGCTCGACGAGCGGTATATCGGGACGATGGGCAGCGGTGGCTTCACCGCCAGCGGCGACAACACGACGTTCCTCACCGGCGCCCCTCGTCAGATCTTCTTCTCGCTCAGCACGACGTTTTAG
- a CDS encoding LysR family transcriptional regulator, with product MISAADLDFFDIIARSPSLAAAAREMGVSPSAVTQRLQDLEKRVGVRLLERSARRITLSDEGELLATRGRSISDDLAELGETLAARRGVVAGHLRVVAPLGFGRRYVAPVAAQFLVEHPEVTIDLTLSDRLGRVPEASWDVAVHIGEVRESSLVAQLLAPNERVLCASPAYLARHGAPTQPTALLMHRCIALRENDEDVTMWRFVDPQQDVTQVRIEPVLASNDGDVVRDWALHGHGIIVRSEWSVASDLARGALVRLLEGHRLPNADVIAFVGARKGRSARTNAFLKTLRESLSPVPWRAATTPAPPRERRRFGNA from the coding sequence ATGATCTCCGCCGCCGACCTCGATTTCTTCGACATTATCGCCCGGTCCCCATCTCTGGCCGCTGCGGCACGCGAGATGGGCGTGTCGCCCTCGGCGGTGACCCAGCGGCTGCAGGATCTGGAGAAGCGCGTCGGCGTGCGTCTGCTGGAGCGCAGCGCGCGGCGCATCACGCTGTCCGACGAGGGCGAGTTGCTGGCCACTCGCGGGCGCTCGATCAGCGATGATCTGGCCGAGTTAGGCGAGACGCTGGCCGCGCGGCGCGGCGTCGTGGCCGGTCATCTGCGCGTGGTCGCCCCGTTGGGTTTCGGCCGTCGTTACGTCGCTCCGGTGGCCGCGCAGTTTCTGGTCGAACACCCCGAGGTGACGATCGATCTCACGCTCTCCGATCGACTGGGTCGCGTCCCCGAAGCGTCGTGGGATGTCGCCGTACACATCGGCGAAGTGCGCGAGTCGTCGCTGGTCGCTCAACTGCTGGCGCCGAACGAGCGCGTGCTGTGTGCGAGTCCCGCGTATCTCGCGCGGCACGGCGCGCCGACGCAGCCCACGGCACTGCTCATGCACCGGTGCATCGCGCTGCGCGAGAACGATGAGGACGTCACGATGTGGCGCTTCGTCGATCCGCAGCAGGACGTCACGCAGGTACGTATCGAGCCGGTGCTGGCCAGCAACGATGGTGACGTCGTGCGCGATTGGGCACTGCACGGACACGGGATCATCGTGAGATCGGAGTGGTCGGTCGCCTCCGATCTCGCGCGCGGCGCGCTGGTGCGCCTGCTCGAGGGCCATCGCCTGCCGAACGCCGATGTGATCGCGTTCGTGGGCGCACGCAAAGGCCGTTCGGCCCGCACGAACGCCTTTCTCAAGACCCTGCGCGAGTCGCTGTCTCCCGTGCCGTGGCGCGCCGCTACAACACCGGCGCCGCCCAGAGAGCGACGCCGGTTCGGCAACGCATGA
- a CDS encoding ABC transporter ATP-binding protein yields MLELSHVSKTYTNGVHALRGISLRIDRGLFGLLGPNGAGKSTLMRTIATLQEPDSGSITLGGASIFADPTAHRRQLGYLPQDFGVYPGISALDLLDHLALLKGLTDRHTRRAQVDALLEKMNLWEHRSRAVSGFSGGMRQRFGIAQALLGDPQLLIVDEPTAGLDPAERSRFYNVLSDVGEQVVVILSTHIVEDVRQLCTRMAIVAHGRVICEGVPDDLVRELDDRVWTRTIDKHAPPGLDHAQLLSQTLHSGSTRLRLLADRAPDPRCVAATPTLDDVYFRATGNAATGNAATGE; encoded by the coding sequence ATGCTCGAACTCTCCCATGTCTCCAAGACCTACACCAACGGGGTGCACGCCCTCCGTGGCATCTCGCTCCGGATCGACCGCGGCCTGTTCGGCCTGCTGGGACCGAACGGCGCCGGCAAGTCGACGCTCATGCGCACCATCGCCACGCTGCAGGAGCCGGACAGCGGCTCGATCACCCTTGGCGGCGCATCGATTTTCGCCGACCCGACGGCGCACCGCCGCCAACTGGGCTACCTGCCGCAGGACTTCGGCGTGTATCCGGGCATCTCGGCGCTCGATCTGCTGGACCATCTCGCTCTGCTGAAAGGGCTCACCGACCGCCACACACGACGCGCACAAGTCGACGCCCTTCTCGAAAAGATGAATCTCTGGGAGCATCGCTCCCGCGCCGTCAGTGGCTTCTCCGGCGGCATGCGTCAGCGTTTCGGTATCGCGCAGGCGTTGCTGGGCGATCCACAGTTGCTCATCGTGGATGAACCGACGGCGGGGCTCGACCCGGCCGAACGCAGCCGATTCTACAACGTGCTCAGTGATGTCGGCGAACAGGTCGTCGTGATTCTCTCCACGCACATCGTGGAAGACGTGCGCCAGCTGTGCACGCGCATGGCGATCGTGGCGCACGGACGCGTGATCTGCGAAGGCGTGCCCGACGACCTGGTACGCGAACTCGACGATCGCGTGTGGACGCGCACGATCGACAAGCACGCGCCGCCGGGACTCGATCATGCGCAGCTGTTGTCGCAGACGCTGCACAGCGGCTCGACGCGACTGCGACTGCTCGCCGATCGTGCACCGGACCCGCGGTGCGTTGCCGCAACGCCGACGCTCGACGACGTCTACTTCCGGGCGACCGGCAATGCCGCGACCGGCAATGCCGCGACTGGTGAGTGA
- a CDS encoding M1 family aminopeptidase, translated as MSAASIVRGLVAFEWRYQTRTLSYLASILLVAFVPFATVATGFGPASSAINGPYIVMETVGILTLVSVFALPMLCIAAAGRDDEYRMRELISSTPVHRSMLLGARFTGVLLAALAAVVLALVVQAVSPFVLSVRAERLVAFNAPSYISAFVLLAVPNTLFCAALLYLVAAASRSTLATFVASIAIYAGYAVTAMMVDSPLMAGTRPPTPELLARTALLDPFGLSAFFEQTRYWTPLERNTRLVTLSGHMLWNRLLVLGLSALCLMPLSWLDRRAPRPRRMRSTHVSRVSIDPPILGAPPARLTPVVPSTNVRHTLWHATGSAGALELRLLLRSWPLRALLVLWVSMIAIEADGQLAGGEYGTRLLASSAVLADAVPIGLWLIGTLCALYFAADAVARERIIRFDGIRDATPVANLALLLGKLGALLLIPVLLTTAGYGAAMVVHALAGGLPIEPRVYAAHMLMSLVPLWITTVMAVALQVLTGNRWLGLFAGLVLAFLAEDGENVGLEHLITRFGASPALRWSDLDGFGSAWLSWMAFNALWALGSLTLIGVSAALWPRGRAVSFRERVRALPRRLSSGLTTQGRRALFGTTGAFIVAFAFMARETVWAAQWESRDQALDWRADYERRYRRLQSVAQPQIVDVALDVALEPEARRAVVRGNILVENRTARAIDTLWVMMPRDVRDATVAMAGAPPVTPDGRFGVQAIALPAPLDSGARISLSYALTLDRSGLRADGFNEDIAGNGTFVRSNAVVPSIGYQGRFEIADSTERATRGLGLATPMLAAGAQALGLAPAWFTVRTTLSTGLDQTALGPGELVKSWTANGRRYFSYQLTQPSTPMFAVSAGRYAVERRTVGGVTVELWYHAAHGVQAARIVDIAARSLILLQQQFGAYPHNTLRLIEVPASWGFGAYAQTGSIYLTESRGMLSDARDGDVDLLVRRIGHEVAHQWWGHTVDPLWSEGRLTIVETLAKYSEQLLLGKQQGDAVLARMMSFDHDRYLSGRANTIGLEPTLLTTADESHLYYGKGALAFHALREVLGDSAINAALRTLLARDSGPRGAATATGLYTLLHEAARDDEARAAVHEWFAERVIYDLSADSATVERRGGTARVFARFRVQRVRSDSAGELVEPAEGAAVTVGIYGGPPDKPQLLLRRRQRVTNGEIVLDATVVGIPVFVEIDPEIRLIDRDRTNNRIRLSLVAEDQAGA; from the coding sequence ATGAGTGCCGCCTCCATCGTTCGGGGTCTCGTGGCGTTCGAGTGGCGGTACCAGACGCGCACACTCAGCTATCTCGCGTCGATCCTGCTCGTGGCGTTCGTGCCGTTCGCCACGGTGGCGACCGGATTCGGCCCCGCCTCATCGGCGATCAACGGGCCGTACATCGTGATGGAGACGGTCGGCATCCTTACGCTGGTGAGCGTCTTCGCGCTGCCGATGCTGTGCATTGCGGCCGCCGGGCGCGACGACGAATACCGCATGCGGGAGCTTATCAGCAGTACACCGGTGCATCGCAGCATGCTGCTGGGCGCGCGATTCACCGGCGTGCTGCTGGCCGCACTGGCCGCTGTGGTGTTGGCGTTGGTGGTGCAGGCGGTGAGCCCGTTCGTACTGAGCGTGCGCGCCGAGCGCCTCGTCGCGTTCAACGCGCCATCGTATATCTCGGCGTTTGTCCTGCTGGCGGTTCCCAATACCCTCTTCTGTGCCGCGCTGTTGTATCTCGTGGCCGCCGCTTCGCGCAGTACACTCGCGACCTTCGTGGCCAGCATCGCGATCTATGCCGGCTACGCCGTCACCGCGATGATGGTGGATTCGCCGCTCATGGCTGGCACCCGACCACCTACCCCCGAACTCTTGGCGCGCACCGCCCTGCTCGATCCATTCGGGTTGTCGGCCTTCTTCGAACAGACGCGCTACTGGACACCGCTCGAGCGCAACACACGACTCGTCACGCTATCGGGTCACATGCTGTGGAACCGGCTGCTCGTGCTCGGACTGAGTGCGCTGTGTCTGATGCCGTTGTCGTGGCTCGATCGACGTGCGCCACGCCCACGGCGCATGCGCTCCACCCACGTATCACGCGTGTCCATCGATCCACCAATACTCGGCGCGCCGCCCGCGCGCCTCACGCCCGTCGTGCCGTCGACCAACGTGCGGCACACACTGTGGCACGCCACCGGCAGCGCGGGCGCACTCGAGCTCCGCCTGCTGCTGCGGAGCTGGCCGTTGCGCGCATTGCTCGTGTTGTGGGTCTCCATGATCGCCATCGAGGCCGACGGGCAGCTTGCCGGTGGAGAGTACGGTACGCGACTGCTGGCCAGTAGTGCGGTGTTGGCCGACGCCGTGCCGATCGGGCTTTGGCTCATCGGGACGTTGTGCGCGCTCTACTTCGCAGCCGATGCCGTCGCGCGAGAGCGCATCATCCGGTTCGACGGCATTCGCGATGCGACGCCCGTGGCCAATCTGGCGCTGCTGCTGGGAAAGCTGGGCGCACTGCTGCTCATTCCCGTGTTGCTCACCACGGCCGGCTACGGCGCGGCGATGGTGGTGCATGCGCTGGCTGGCGGACTGCCCATCGAGCCGCGGGTGTACGCCGCCCATATGCTGATGTCGCTCGTGCCGTTGTGGATCACCACCGTGATGGCCGTGGCATTGCAGGTGCTCACCGGCAATCGCTGGCTCGGACTGTTCGCGGGGCTCGTGCTGGCGTTTCTCGCCGAGGACGGCGAGAACGTCGGTCTCGAGCACCTGATCACGAGGTTCGGTGCGTCGCCGGCGTTACGGTGGTCGGATCTCGATGGCTTCGGGAGCGCATGGCTATCGTGGATGGCGTTCAATGCACTCTGGGCGCTGGGATCGCTGACGCTGATCGGTGTTTCGGCGGCACTGTGGCCGCGCGGGCGCGCGGTGTCGTTCAGGGAGCGCGTGCGGGCGCTGCCGCGGCGACTGTCGTCCGGGCTCACGACGCAGGGCCGGCGTGCGCTGTTTGGCACCACCGGCGCGTTCATCGTCGCCTTTGCCTTCATGGCGCGTGAGACGGTGTGGGCCGCGCAGTGGGAGAGCCGCGACCAGGCGCTCGACTGGCGCGCCGATTACGAACGCCGGTATCGCCGCCTGCAATCGGTGGCGCAGCCGCAGATCGTCGACGTAGCACTCGATGTCGCACTGGAGCCGGAGGCACGCCGCGCGGTCGTACGCGGCAACATCCTCGTTGAAAATCGTACGGCGCGAGCGATCGATACGCTCTGGGTGATGATGCCGCGCGATGTCCGCGACGCCACCGTCGCGATGGCGGGCGCGCCGCCTGTCACACCCGATGGGCGCTTCGGCGTGCAGGCGATCGCGCTCCCGGCGCCGCTGGACAGTGGCGCACGCATCTCGCTGTCCTACGCGCTCACCCTCGACCGTAGTGGTCTGCGTGCCGACGGCTTCAACGAGGACATCGCCGGCAACGGCACGTTCGTGCGCTCGAATGCCGTCGTGCCGTCAATCGGCTATCAGGGTCGCTTCGAGATCGCCGACAGCACCGAGCGTGCGACGCGCGGACTGGGGCTCGCGACGCCGATGCTCGCGGCCGGGGCGCAGGCGCTCGGCCTCGCCCCCGCGTGGTTCACGGTGCGCACGACCCTCAGCACGGGTCTCGATCAAACGGCGCTTGGCCCCGGCGAACTCGTGAAGTCGTGGACCGCCAACGGACGCCGGTATTTTTCGTATCAACTCACGCAGCCGTCCACGCCGATGTTCGCGGTCAGCGCCGGACGCTATGCCGTCGAGCGACGCACCGTTGGCGGCGTGACTGTAGAACTGTGGTACCACGCCGCGCATGGGGTGCAGGCTGCACGCATCGTCGACATCGCGGCGCGTTCGCTGATCCTGTTGCAGCAGCAGTTCGGCGCGTATCCGCACAACACGCTGCGACTCATCGAAGTGCCGGCCAGCTGGGGCTTCGGCGCCTATGCGCAAACCGGATCGATCTACCTCACGGAGTCGCGCGGTATGCTCTCCGACGCGCGCGACGGCGACGTGGATCTGCTCGTACGGCGCATCGGTCACGAAGTGGCGCACCAATGGTGGGGACACACCGTCGATCCACTCTGGTCCGAGGGTCGCCTGACGATCGTGGAAACGCTGGCCAAGTACTCGGAGCAGCTGCTGCTCGGCAAACAGCAGGGCGACGCCGTGCTGGCGCGCATGATGTCCTTCGATCACGACCGCTATCTCAGCGGCCGCGCGAACACGATCGGGCTCGAGCCCACGCTGCTCACGACGGCCGATGAATCGCATCTGTACTACGGCAAGGGCGCGCTCGCCTTTCATGCGCTGCGGGAGGTGCTCGGCGATTCGGCGATCAACGCCGCGCTGCGCACGCTGTTGGCGCGGGACAGCGGCCCGCGCGGTGCCGCCACAGCCACCGGCTTGTACACGCTGTTGCATGAAGCGGCCCGCGATGACGAAGCGCGCGCCGCCGTGCACGAATGGTTCGCCGAGCGAGTGATCTACGATCTGTCGGCCGATTCAGCGACGGTGGAGCGTCGTGGTGGTACCGCACGGGTCTTCGCACGATTCCGCGTGCAACGTGTGCGCTCGGACAGCGCCGGTGAACTCGTCGAGCCAGCCGAGGGCGCGGCCGTGACCGTGGGGATCTACGGCGGCCCCCCTGACAAGCCGCAGCTGCTGCTCAGGCGGCGGCAGCGTGTCACCAATGGCGAGATCGTGCTGGATGCGACGGTAGTCGGCATCCCCGTGTTCGTGGAGATCGATCCGGAGATCCGACTGATCGATCGGGATCGCACGAACAACCGGATAAGGCTGAGCTTGGTGGCCGAAGATCAAGCAGGCGCGTAG
- a CDS encoding pentapeptide repeat-containing protein, with product MYVLLQSTAVAPNSLTVIDFLADFVKFWQIIVFVFGAYQFWANRRERLAADKVRESQELLDSNYQAWLVVNSAQGKGGSGGRIDALTNLARNTQSLAGVNVDGAWLVGVDLRGADLAHASFKDANLQGALLSGANMKHVNLEGANLSAAQLEGTMLQGARVAGARFSAASLLRADLADLVGWREIAAVNYARLQDIQRAPHGFREWAVEQGAEGDAVIEDMSAENFSTQFRAV from the coding sequence ATGTATGTACTCCTTCAGAGCACTGCGGTGGCGCCGAACTCGCTCACCGTCATCGACTTCCTCGCGGACTTCGTCAAGTTCTGGCAGATCATTGTCTTCGTCTTTGGCGCATATCAATTCTGGGCCAATCGCCGGGAGCGATTGGCCGCCGACAAAGTGCGAGAATCGCAGGAACTGCTCGACTCCAATTATCAGGCTTGGTTGGTAGTGAACAGCGCGCAAGGCAAGGGTGGGAGCGGCGGACGCATTGACGCGCTGACCAACCTCGCGCGCAATACCCAATCACTGGCCGGCGTCAACGTGGATGGAGCTTGGTTGGTGGGCGTTGATCTGCGCGGTGCGGACCTTGCGCACGCCAGCTTCAAAGACGCCAACCTGCAGGGAGCGCTTCTCTCCGGCGCCAACATGAAGCATGTCAATCTCGAAGGGGCCAACTTGAGCGCCGCTCAGCTCGAGGGAACCATGCTGCAGGGCGCGCGAGTAGCGGGTGCGCGCTTTTCCGCGGCGTCGCTACTGCGCGCCGACCTCGCCGATCTCGTCGGCTGGCGAGAGATCGCCGCCGTGAATTACGCTCGCCTGCAGGACATACAGCGGGCGCCGCACGGATTTCGCGAATGGGCCGTCGAGCAGGGCGCCGAGGGCGATGCGGTCATTGAAGACATGTCAGCCGAGAACTTTTCAACCCAGTTTCGCGCCGTCTGA